A region from the Haloarcula limicola genome encodes:
- a CDS encoding Zn-ribbon domain-containing OB-fold protein: protein MTLEAGECPNGHVSYPTHPRCPECGEPQEETHDLSGQTAEVVTWTKSTATPPGVRQPNTLAIVEFDVDGEAVRALGQVTTEDVETGDEVEPVHVEELRDPEVGLKSENPESQEWGGYRWDPV from the coding sequence ATGACTCTGGAAGCGGGCGAATGTCCGAACGGTCACGTCTCGTATCCCACGCACCCGCGCTGTCCGGAGTGTGGCGAACCGCAGGAGGAGACCCACGACCTCTCGGGACAGACCGCCGAGGTCGTCACGTGGACGAAGTCGACCGCGACACCGCCTGGCGTCCGGCAGCCGAACACGCTCGCCATCGTCGAGTTCGACGTGGACGGCGAGGCCGTTCGCGCGCTCGGACAGGTGACGACGGAAGACGTCGAGACGGGCGACGAGGTCGAACCCGTCCACGTCGAGGAACTGCGAGACCCCGAGGTCGGCCTCAAGAGCGAGAACCCCGAGAGCCAGGAGTGGGGCGGTTACCGCTGGGATCCGGTGTAG
- a CDS encoding HTH domain-containing protein: MPKTECPTTRRAELFVRSDLPRPSRERRAAVEERLGQLQRRGVLDGFETTTWRKRVPVEGDEPRPERDRYNEFAEWASETGACLAPSFDTRLCYSTETGEKRTELVLPVLCLAVYEDGELAQVAPVGAGGQTRSIDAFLAELADGGTRTAVDAATVTTAN, encoded by the coding sequence ATGCCGAAAACAGAGTGTCCAACGACGCGTCGGGCGGAACTGTTCGTCAGGAGCGACCTCCCGCGGCCCTCCCGGGAGCGCCGAGCGGCCGTCGAGGAGCGACTCGGCCAGCTACAGCGCCGGGGCGTCCTCGACGGGTTCGAGACGACGACCTGGCGGAAGCGCGTCCCGGTCGAGGGCGACGAACCGCGACCGGAGCGCGACCGGTACAACGAGTTCGCCGAGTGGGCCAGCGAGACGGGCGCGTGTCTCGCTCCCTCTTTCGATACCCGACTGTGTTACAGCACGGAGACGGGCGAGAAGCGGACGGAACTCGTCCTGCCAGTCCTGTGTCTCGCCGTCTACGAGGACGGGGAACTGGCACAGGTCGCGCCCGTCGGCGCGGGCGGACAGACGCGCTCTATCGACGCGTTTCTGGCCGAACTCGCCGACGGCGGAACTCGGACGGCGGTCGACGCCGCGACGGTCACGACCGCGAACTGA
- a CDS encoding HTH domain-containing protein, with the protein MTRTRRLAVYVRSPVSDATEQRQTAALARADSLRQQGLVDDVSVTYWNRLSTGADANEAADIAAMEAWADAHGCSLAPAFDRHDRSSAFTGRDSVVTLPVICLVVYEDDEIAGVYPHAGPEGHCTVADGLDRVESALRCGENLAYTGSQR; encoded by the coding sequence ATGACCCGCACTCGTCGGTTAGCTGTGTACGTGCGCTCTCCCGTCTCTGACGCGACGGAGCAACGCCAGACGGCCGCGTTAGCGCGCGCTGACTCGCTCCGCCAGCAGGGGCTCGTCGACGACGTGAGCGTCACCTACTGGAACCGCCTTTCGACCGGAGCCGACGCGAACGAAGCCGCCGACATCGCCGCGATGGAGGCGTGGGCCGACGCGCACGGCTGTTCGCTCGCGCCGGCGTTCGACCGCCACGACCGCTCCAGCGCCTTCACCGGCCGCGACTCGGTCGTGACGCTGCCGGTGATCTGTCTCGTCGTCTACGAGGACGACGAAATCGCCGGCGTCTATCCCCACGCCGGTCCCGAGGGGCACTGCACCGTCGCGGACGGACTCGACAGAGTCGAGAGCGCGTTACGGTGCGGCGAGAACCTCGCCTACACCGGATCCCAGCGGTAA